DNA from Mycobacterium sp. SMC-8:
GCCACCTCGGGGTGCCGGGCGAGGAGGAGCTGATCGGCATGGGGGTGAGCACCTGCGCCACCTGCGACGGCTTCTTCTTTCGCGACCAGGACATCGCCGTGGTCGGTGGTGGGGACTCCGCGATGGAGGAGGCCATCTTCCTGACCCGGTTCGCCCGCAACGTGACTCTCATCCACCGCCGTGACGAGTTCCGCGCGTCCAAGATCATGCTCGAGCGTGCACAGGCCAACGAGAAGATCACCATCTTGACCAACACCCAGGTCACCGCGATCGAGGGCAACCCGAAGGTGAGCGGTATCCGGTTGCGCAACACCGTGACCGGTGAGGAGTCCACGCTGCCGGTGACCGGTGTCTTCGTGGCGGTCGGACACGACCCGCGTTCCGAGCTGGTGCGCGGTCAGGTCGAGCTCGACGACGGCGGTTACGTCAAAGTGCAGGGGCGCACCACCTACACGTCGGTCGAAGGTGTCTTCGCCGCAGGCGATCTCGTCGATCACACCTACCGCCAGGCGATCACGGCCGCCGGAAGTGGTTGTGCCGCTTCAATCGACGCAGA
Protein-coding regions in this window:
- the trxB gene encoding thioredoxin-disulfide reductase: MNSSETVHDVIVIGSGPAGYTAAVYAARAQLNPLVFEGSQFGGALMTTTEVENYPGFRDGITGPELMDQMREQALRFGADLHMEDVEAVDLSGPVKSVTVGDETYRARAVILAMGAAARHLGVPGEEELIGMGVSTCATCDGFFFRDQDIAVVGGGDSAMEEAIFLTRFARNVTLIHRRDEFRASKIMLERAQANEKITILTNTQVTAIEGNPKVSGIRLRNTVTGEESTLPVTGVFVAVGHDPRSELVRGQVELDDGGYVKVQGRTTYTSVEGVFAAGDLVDHTYRQAITAAGSGCAASIDAERWLAEHAHPGERTSTTTDDSDLIGAKQ